In a genomic window of Nostoc sp. UHCC 0870:
- the fldA gene encoding flavodoxin FldA, which produces MSKKIGLFYGTQTGKTESVAEIIRDEFGDGVTLHDMSQAEAADFEEYQYVIVGCPTWNIGELQSDWEGFFPELDDIDFNGKMVAYFGTGDQMGYADNFQDAIGILEEKISQRGGKTVGYWPTEGYDFNDSKALRNGKFVGLAIDEDNQSDLTDERIKAWVSQLKREFGL; this is translated from the coding sequence ATGTCGAAAAAAATTGGTTTATTCTACGGTACTCAAACTGGTAAAACTGAATCTGTAGCAGAAATTATTCGGGATGAGTTTGGTGATGGTGTGACATTACATGATATGTCCCAAGCGGAAGCTGCTGATTTTGAGGAGTATCAATATGTGATTGTTGGCTGTCCTACTTGGAATATTGGTGAACTCCAAAGTGATTGGGAAGGCTTTTTTCCAGAACTAGATGACATAGATTTTAATGGTAAGATGGTTGCCTATTTTGGTACTGGCGACCAGATGGGCTATGCAGATAATTTTCAAGATGCAATTGGCATTCTGGAAGAAAAGATTTCCCAACGCGGTGGTAAAACTGTCGGCTATTGGCCTACTGAGGGGTATGATTTTAACGATTCTAAGGCTTTAAGAAATGGCAAGTTTGTCGGCTTGGCTATTGATGAGGATAATCAATCTGATTTGACCGATGAACGGATAAAGGCTTGGGTGTCTCAGTTGAAAAGAGAGTTTGGTTTGTAG
- a CDS encoding chlorophyll a/b binding light-harvesting protein, with translation MTTATITPQQYGWWAGNARFINLSGRLLGAHIAHAGLIVLWAGAMTLFEITKYDSSRPIYEQGLILLPHLATLGFGVGDGGQIIDPYPYFVIGVLHLISSAVLGAGGIYHALLGPEVLADNKNFPGFFGYDWEDEDKMTTIIGIHLLLLGLGAWLLVAKALFWGGLYDPTVASVRVITEPTLNPGRIFGYLFGAFGNQGMAAVNNLEDVVGGHIWVGILCIGGGFWHIFTQPFVWAKNVLFWSGEAYLSYSLAVLAYMGLLAAYFVTVNDTVYPTEFYGPLGLSVTASGVISVRTWLATSHFALAIVLLSGHIWHAVRVRVLAAGLNFQEGVVNYLDAPELGNLQTPINTSDLTLKLLGGLPIYRPGLSAFSRGLEIGMAHGYFLLGPFVKLGPLRNTELANPAGLLATFALLLILSVCLWLYGGAWFKKGQSPQGELPENLKTAKSWSEFNAGWTVGSCGGALFAYLLLTNSSLFFSI, from the coding sequence ATGACTACGGCAACAATCACCCCCCAACAATATGGATGGTGGGCAGGTAACGCCAGGTTTATTAATCTGTCGGGTCGGCTGTTGGGAGCGCATATTGCCCATGCTGGGTTAATTGTGCTTTGGGCTGGGGCTATGACCCTATTTGAAATCACCAAATACGACTCTTCCCGACCCATATACGAACAAGGGTTAATCTTACTACCTCATTTAGCGACTCTAGGATTTGGTGTTGGTGATGGTGGACAAATTATTGATCCCTATCCCTATTTTGTGATTGGTGTATTACATTTGATCAGTTCAGCCGTACTTGGTGCTGGTGGCATTTATCATGCCCTTCTAGGGCCGGAAGTATTGGCGGACAATAAAAACTTTCCTGGTTTCTTTGGCTACGACTGGGAAGATGAAGACAAAATGACCACTATCATTGGCATTCACCTATTGTTGTTAGGTTTAGGTGCTTGGTTGTTGGTAGCAAAAGCCTTATTTTGGGGTGGTCTTTATGATCCGACAGTAGCATCTGTCAGAGTAATTACAGAACCAACACTGAATCCTGGGCGGATATTTGGCTATCTCTTTGGTGCATTTGGTAATCAGGGAATGGCCGCCGTCAATAACTTAGAAGATGTTGTAGGCGGTCATATCTGGGTAGGTATCCTCTGTATTGGCGGCGGATTTTGGCATATCTTCACCCAACCTTTTGTTTGGGCGAAAAATGTACTGTTTTGGTCAGGTGAGGCTTACTTATCTTACAGTCTCGCTGTTTTGGCATACATGGGTTTGTTGGCAGCATATTTTGTGACAGTCAACGATACCGTTTATCCCACAGAGTTTTATGGCCCTTTGGGATTGAGTGTTACTGCTTCAGGAGTGATTTCAGTTCGGACTTGGTTAGCAACTAGTCATTTTGCTTTGGCAATTGTGTTGCTCTCTGGACATATATGGCACGCTGTAAGAGTGCGTGTCCTAGCGGCTGGATTGAATTTTCAGGAGGGCGTAGTCAATTATCTGGATGCACCAGAACTAGGGAATCTCCAAACCCCAATCAATACTTCTGATTTGACGCTGAAGTTGTTGGGTGGTCTTCCTATTTACCGTCCAGGTTTGTCCGCTTTTTCACGAGGGTTAGAAATTGGGATGGCTCATGGTTACTTCCTACTCGGCCCCTTCGTGAAATTAGGCCCCTTGCGGAATACAGAGTTGGCAAACCCAGCCGGACTACTTGCAACTTTTGCTCTGTTGCTGATTTTATCGGTTTGTCTGTGGCTTTATGGCGGTGCATGGTTCAAAAAAGGCCAATCTCCGCAAGGGGAGCTACCAGAGAATCTGAAAACAGCTAAGTCTTGGAGCGAGTTCAATGCTGGCTGGACTGTAGGAAGTTGTGGCGGAGCATTGTTTGCTTATTTGCTATTAACCAATAGCAGTTTGTTTTTCTCAATATAA
- a CDS encoding chlorophyll a/b binding light-harvesting protein yields the protein MAVQTPESIPWWSGNARLTNLSGRLLGAHVAHAGLIVLWAGATTLFELARFQTSQPMYEQGLILLPHLATLGLGVGSGGQVIDTYPYFVIGVLHLISSAFLGLGGIFHALRGPAILEERFAFFSYRWQDANKMTTILGIHLVLLGLGAGLLVAKAVFFGGLYDSNIGEVRVISHPTWNFAAIFSYLVGGNKYWIAGVNNLEDLVGGHIWVSILCIAGGIWHMTTEPSAFVKSLFVWSGEAYLSYSLGALSFMSLIAAYFVSINTLAYPVEFFGPALSIGFDRFPYFQDGDLLSSRVWLANAHFWLGFFFLQGHLWHALRAAGFDFRAGKVLRPTRGEVI from the coding sequence ATGGCTGTGCAAACCCCGGAGTCGATTCCCTGGTGGTCAGGGAACGCCCGGCTAACGAATCTTTCAGGGCGACTGTTAGGCGCTCATGTTGCTCATGCGGGTTTAATTGTACTGTGGGCAGGTGCAACCACCTTGTTTGAACTCGCTCGTTTTCAAACCTCGCAACCAATGTATGAGCAAGGCTTAATTCTGTTACCCCACTTAGCAACCCTGGGTTTGGGTGTGGGTAGTGGGGGTCAAGTGATAGATACTTATCCCTACTTTGTCATTGGGGTACTGCACTTGATTAGCTCTGCCTTCCTCGGTTTGGGAGGGATATTTCATGCTCTACGCGGCCCCGCCATCTTAGAAGAGCGATTTGCTTTCTTTAGCTACCGTTGGCAAGATGCCAATAAAATGACGACTATCTTAGGTATTCACCTAGTTTTATTAGGTCTAGGTGCTGGCTTACTGGTTGCCAAAGCTGTCTTCTTCGGTGGTTTATACGATTCTAATATTGGGGAAGTGCGAGTTATTTCTCATCCTACTTGGAACTTTGCAGCTATTTTTAGTTATTTAGTTGGTGGTAACAAGTATTGGATTGCCGGAGTCAATAATCTAGAAGACTTAGTAGGCGGCCATATTTGGGTGAGTATTCTTTGCATAGCAGGGGGTATCTGGCACATGACAACTGAGCCTTCAGCGTTTGTAAAAAGCCTCTTTGTCTGGTCAGGAGAAGCATACCTTTCTTACAGCTTGGGAGCATTAAGCTTCATGAGTTTGATAGCGGCTTATTTTGTTTCTATTAATACTCTGGCTTACCCTGTAGAGTTTTTTGGGCCAGCTTTGAGTATTGGGTTTGACCGCTTCCCCTACTTCCAAGATGGAGACTTATTATCCTCTCGTGTTTGGCTAGCAAATGCTCACTTTTGGCTAGGCTTTTTCTTCTTGCAAGGGCATCTCTGGCACGCTTTACGAGCTGCGGGTTTTGATTTCCGCGCCGGGAAAGTTTTACGCCCAACTCGTGGGGAGGTAATTTAA